The DNA sequence CTGGTTCTCGCATTGTGCTACGCAAAACTTCTCATGAATGTTGTTTGCCTCCAATTCGTCTTGCAGATATTCCTATTAATCTGCCCCAAGAAGACAGTAATATAGCGGTTAAGGTTGCGATTAAACAGAGACCACAGAAACATTCAGAAAATACCAGCAATGCAACTACTCATTCTTCTAAGATGAATTATCAGAAGAGTgttgaagaaagaaaagaagaatataaCAGGGCACGTGCACGAATATTCAGCAGCGGCAATAGTGGTGGCATAATTGCAAAGTcagaagatgaaccaaagttGCTGGATAGTTTTCAGCACTGCACCTTCGTATCCTCAAAGTTGGATGAAAAATCCATAGTTGAAGGTCCGGAAAATAGTCTTGGAAGGGGTCTTAGTGATTCTTCTTCAGGCAGCAACAGAGCAAACAGAAATAAAGCAGAGAAAGAGCCTATCAGCAGATATAGAGCTAGCAATCGAGTAGCTATTTTCCGGGACCGAGAGGTGGATCGGAAGGATCCTGACTATGATAGGAGTTATGAAAGGTTTGTTTGTCAAAGTTTCACTTTTCAATTGGTACTATGGTTATTTCAATAATTTGAGAATGTGCAGTATGTATATTGCATTACTGTATGGAGCATAAACAAATTTTATGCAACTTTTAGCATCATTGGCATCTCTTTTTGGTTTCTTTTTGATTcacactttttttttgtgtgtgataCAAAAACACTGATGCTGTTATCTTGAATTTTTGGCGACACTTTTTGCACATTTTTTGTATTCCAAAGTCATTGTTAAAATTTGTATCTCGAAAAGAAGCTTAAGCATAATTAGTTGCAAGCTTCAGATTGCGGctcattttttgttttaaacaattttttttattgcatgTTTTGTATTTCTTTTTGCAAGGGAAAAAGTAACCTGATAATTTGCATGCTTCTTGAGGTTGGCTTTAGAGTCATCCCTATCCCTCTAAAAGTCTATCTATTTATACTGAAGCTGTTTTCTCATTTTGGCAATAATCTAAATGCCTTAAAGATTTTTTTAGAAGATTTTGAACTTTTCGTCGTGCATTGTGTTTCCTGTTTGTCCATTTGTCATTGTGATACTGCATGTTTTTTCAGGTATATGCAGAGGTTTGATCCTGGATTTGGATTTAATGGAGGACCATACACCATGCACCCACTATATTCTCCTGCTGTCAACTATAATACGGAATTCCCTCAGCTTGTATCAGGTCACAGGTCTCAACTTCCTATCGAACGCCAACCACAGACCATTCCACAACACCTACGTGGACCTTGGTCGGTGGCATCAACACCTACAGTGGGCTATGGTCCTCCAGAGGGTTTAATGGCCCCATTTAATCCTAATCATGTTGGTGCTCACCCACCACCATCAATCTATATGCAGTCCTCTCAATACCCTGTTCCTCCACGCCCTGGAATGACATTTGTTCatcaccatgagcacattcaaCCATTTGCACAGGTATATGCCTTCACCATAGTTCAAGTTGTTGCATTTGCTGCCATGTCTTTTTTTGGCTTTTGTTTAGCATGCTAGTTATATTCTTGTTCTTTTTCTACGCGTCTTTCCTTATTTCACTTACTATATTTGGGTATGAGCATACCTACGAAGGTATATAGCTTATAAATGTTCAAAAATTAGTGAaataactttttgatagaaaaagGTAAATGCTCATAAAATCTGAGGCTGTCTTTGGTATTGTATATGCTTGATAATATAATAAAGGAGTCTAGGGCAGATAACACATTTGGTAGGCCCATGTTTGactttttatttctgaaaaatactgaaatttctaatatttttttaggtgattttctttttccttttagaatatttgaaaatcaaaacaaaagTCATTTCACCATTAACTCTTCATAAACCCCACTATTGACACCATCCCTTCATCGCCGATACCATCACCATAGCCAACACCACCCTTTCTTGTTGTCACGCTGCAACCACCATTAGCACCACCAGGAGAATCACCACCATGATAATTGTTGCCTACATTGTAGTCATCATGGCTGCTATAGCTACCATAACTCCACCATTATTACTAGTTATGACCATCATGACTACCATCATGATTAGCACACCATTGCCGGCCCTCCTTTGCTACTGTCACCACCACCATCGCCACCACCTCTCACCACCATAGCCACCACCGGCAACCAGTGCACTTGCAGCTATCACCACCAGCACCACTATCACTTCTACTGCCACCAACGCCACTAAACATATCTCTTCCAAGACCACTAGGGTTGCAAACGGGTTAGGTCAGACCAAGGCATGCTTGACCTCGACCCAAACTGGTTTCATGTACGGGTCTTGATATTAGACTACAACCCAATCTAGTGGAAGATCGGGTCTGGTCAGGTTGGGTCTATGGAAAATATTTTAGACCAATAAATAGTTCGGATCAGGTTGGGTTCATGTGTGACCTCGACTTAATCTAAAATATTCAGGTCCGAGTTAGGTCCAGTTTGAGTCCAGCTCTACATTTATTTACTAACAAGATTTCATATGAAGAAGCTTTTGTTCTCACTTCTAAATTAAACTGACTTTTGATTGCCACATAATTGTTTGCTAACATGGCCAAAACTCCATGGATTAATATTTATCTACAACTACAATCTCCTTCAATAGGTTAATAACCACAATATCAAGCCTTTCTTAATAGTGAGATTAGTTAGAAGCGCTTTTCTCATAATAGAGGAAAAGAAATGACTTGGAATACTTTCTTTGGGTCAATTCGAGTTGTTTCGAGTCGGTAACTGATAAGAAGATCCAAAATATACCCAAAATAGATCCAAAATGTGGAACGAGTCTAATATTTGAATCCGACCTGGCCCTACGGGTCTTCAAGAATAGTTTGGGTCAGGTCAGGTCACAGGTAAACCCAACTCATTTGCAGCGTTACAAACCACTTACTGCCACTATGACTGCTACCACAGTCATACAgttttattgttttcttttttaaaaatgaaCAATAACCTTCACTACCAAACATGTTCCTGATTGCAAGAAATAGCATAAACAAAGGGAGATACAAGGAATTAGCAAGACAAAAGAACTGGAGATGATACAAAATTGCAATCTTAGTGTTTTACTTCAttcacaaaaaggaaaaaattcctTGAGAAGTGTGTTGTTGTTCTAGTTTCTTATTGTCCACTAGCATGGATGTATGTtctctttattaagaaatttcgTGGTGAATGATCTATTTATCTAAATCCATATTGCTGTTTCGCTCACTATTGGGAAGCTAAAATTGGAATCAGAAAATCAATTTGTTTCTTGAGCATTTTCACATGATTTTGTTCTAAGGATTTTTGTTCTCTTAggattttctcttctttcctagGTATTCTCCAACCTCATGTAGGGTTCTCATTGCCATTGTTTATTAATTTTCAAAATGTGCTGTGCTTGCTTCGTATTCTGATGCTGTTGTTGCAGACTCATGAGCAACAATCAGAGGCAAGTTTTGGATTAGCCCGGCCCCGCTAAGGGGCCTGGGCATGCCTGCACCTGCCAGTATGGACTTTGAGCTCAGACATGTGGATGATCGCAGTGGCGACAACTGTTTACTGGCAGGAGAATTGCAGGCATAGGGAACCGAGGGTGACTAGTGCAACGCACCTCAAAAGTGAAAATTACTTAAGCAGCTCTAGTTTTCTCGGATTTATTGATGCTTCCTGCGGCTCAGATGCGAGAAGTATATCTAGTTTTAGAAGTTTGGTTTTTCCACAGGCTCCAGAAACCCTGTTTTGCATGTACAGGAGGAAAGCATTACTTACAGATGGTTATGATGAAGGTTTGAATTGGATCATTTCATTCTTCTTGCTTCTCTTCAGAGTCTTTATTGAGATTCTTAgattttaatttgttttctcTGCAGAAGTACCACACTCGGTTGCTGTCTTGCTTGAAGTAGTAAGATTATGGGCATGTTGGGCTGAGTGCTCCAATGCAGAATGAAGACACCAGCACATTGCTTCTGGAGGTATTGTTcttgttttatctttttttctaaCAATGTGAGGTTTAAGATGCCAAAATATAAGAAGCATCATATAGTACGGTAACGATTCAGCCTTGCTTAACTATTTGGGTTTGGCTTGATGGATCCTCATGCACCAATTATTCCTATTTAAGACCTTTATCCCTTAACCTCTAAAGCTTTTCTTTCCAAGCAGTGTATGATAATCTATATTCACTGTTATGTAACACTGCTAAATAGCCAtattaaatagaaaaaaatgcCTAATCTTTTCggtatttgttttctttttcttattttttggtttttgatgCTATCCAATAACTTCCATTCTTGATGTGATGATGTTCAATATCATCACAAATGGTGTAATTCTTGATAATGTTCATATCATGCTGCAGTTACATGGGCGATTATGATAATCTGGTTCTTCTCTAATGAAGTTATGTGTAAAGCAAAGAAGATATACGCCCTCAAGTTGATGGTTTGATGCATGTGCTTTTTGGGGTATTAGTTTATAGTCTGGTTCTTCTCTAATGAAGTCATGAGTATAGCAAAGAACATATACCCACTCATGTTGAATGGTTTGATGCATGCACATTTTGGGGTATTAGTTTGCTGTTTTGTGTTGTTTTAATGCTTCATCCGATATCATTCTCATCGTTTCATCTGGTCAGTCTTTATGTTTGAACTTATCCTGGTTGATCAAATGTTGTCTGAAGGATGAAGAAACTAGAGTGCATTATGTGAAGCATGCCGCGTCCAGTTTGATAAACCTATCAAAAAAAGGCCCGGTGCGCTTGCAACCAGTAGACAACTACCAGGTTTAGTGATTCCGAGACCCATTTTGGACAAAGATACTCTTGAGTGACATTAGATATTTATTTGATTCCATTTAGAGTGCATTATGTGAAGCATGCCGCATCCAGTTTGATAAACCTATCAAAAAAAGGCCTGGTGCGCTTGCAGCCAGTAGACAACTACCAGGTTTAGTGATTCTGAGACCCATTTTGGACAATGATACTCTTGAGTGACATTAGATATTTATTTGATTACATTTGACATGAAAATTTTCAAAGCAATAATATATAGCCAGAGAAAACAAATGGATTATAAAAAAGATCATTGACAAGGCCTATAATCATTAGTAGAGAAGAGGATTTTAAGATTTAGGCATTAGGCAAATAAATTCTTACCTTTAGACTAAGGAGGTCTTGTATATTATATcgtatgattttatttttctgcaCTTCTTTCTTGAGTTTGCTTGGGTGACATGCCAATGTTACTTGATAATTCTTTGCATAGATTGATGACATGAAGATAGTAAATTGCTTTGACCATGGAAATGTTGATTTTAGAAATATAATAGTTTATGTACCCCTTAAATTGGACTTCTCATTAACGTCAACTGTCATATAAGATCTTTAGATAGCAGCTTTTTGAGGGTGCTTAAAAAGTTCCATATCAAATGGTAGTATCATTTTCAGTATTCTGCTAACTTTTATAAGGGCAAGTAAAAATCCAAAATACATTTATTAAAAAGTAACCTCTGTAACAGTAACTTAGATCAAGTTCTCTTTAGTTGTGTAAAATCTCTTAGTCACGTAGTGTTTATGGCTTAATGCATTTGCTTGCATAAGTTCATGATGCTATAAAAGGTGGTGAAAAGACCTAGGTGGGGCTAGTAGATGGAAGCCCCCTGTGGCCTAGGCATGACTTAGGCAATTAGGCAGCTGCCTAGGGAGGAAAgccattcaagtcttcaaatgTACATCCCTAAGAGTGGTCCAAAAGTCAAACCTATAATTCACAATCAGAGAGGTCCAAAAGTCACCAAATTTCATAAGAACTAGCTAAATGTTAATAAAGGACATTGACAGTACAACGCTAacataatatatgcatatagAGTTAAAAATAGCAATTACCGATCATAACTAGCATAAAATGATGAATACTACTAATGATTCAACAAATGAAAATGGATTACAGTCATAGACTCGCAGTGACGCAGTCCCATAACATTAGAACCactaataaaatagatttatgcTAGAATAGATCTCAGATGTGGATCGATCTGAATTCTCTTCTTTTGTGATAGATAAAATGGCTAGAAGGAGTGTAAAAGATGCAACCAGAAACTTACATctgaaaaaagagaagaatagGTTGAACAGAATAGaagaataataatataaataagagagattATAATAGAGGGTAAAATCTCGAACAAAAGTGTCACTTCATCCAATAAAATTCATTCATGAATCCATATCTGTAGACACTGAAACAACCCTTAAACAATGTTTTTCCAATCATAGAGAGATCTCAACTTACACACAATGACCTAAAGAGTAACCTACATTATATCACtcaaaataggattcctaattGAACAAAAGCTTCCGTcatatcaaatctaattacttTTCTAAAAAAGGGTAGCTAAAAAATTATCAAAAGAAATGGTAAATTTGTAATTCCATGAGATCCCCAATAAAGGTCATCAAATCTTTCCAAATGACAATCTTAACACGTTTAAGTTTTGTAACCTAATCTTGAACTAAAGCAGGAACTTTAGGTGATAATCCTACTCATTATGGGGcaaggaatgccgtaccggtccgtaccggacggtacgggccggtacgtaccggtccggtccctgACCGGTACCGGACACAGATGAAAACCGGTATTTCCAGTTTTCTTctgtgaaccggccggtacggtaccgCTTGGTAcaggcctcgtaccggtgcgaaccgggttTTCTTctgtgaaccggccggtacggtaccgCTTGGTAcaggcctcgtaccggtgcgaaccggccggttcgcaccggtacggtgttttttttggggggggggaccacagcgcctcgctgtggtttttttttttttttttgatgggaaagaaagtggtccggaccggtacggtactggtccggaccggtaccgtaccggtccggccggccaccggtacgccgatccggaccggtacggcggaccttgttaTGGGGCTTCGAAACCCAATAGAAATATAACTATAAAAATTAGTAGGAAAattgcaagaaaataaaaaaatgctttAACGTGCTTCTTAGGGAAAGATATGTAACTAAAACAAAACCCTTTTATCATGGGATTTAGATGCGCACAACTTATTAAGCAGATGCATATTTATGCACCTAGGCAGGCACCTAAGTGGACACCTACAAAAACACTGATGCCATATATTGCAGTTCTTATTACTACTAATAGTAACTGAATCAAGCAGCTGattttgattagaaaattagAAATCTAGGTGCACTTCTATTAGGCACAAATatagaaattagaaaattttattttatttggaaattaggaaattttaattttatgtggactttagaactagaattttatggaTTCTAGAATTAGAATTTTATGGGGGGTGTACTAGTTTGGTATGAGGCGTACTGTACCATACTGGCTCGGTATCGATACCCGGTTCGGGTAGTGTACCGatactcggtatgccaaaaaaattctgtaTCGTACCATATTGATCAATACTAGTGTGGCATCGGTATGAGTTCGGTATCGAGACGGCAAACTTTGCTTCCAACAGATACTAATTTCTTCTATCAATCATCTCTGAACACACAATTTCACATTctgtattttttaaatattttaatatccCACTAATTGAAAGTATAAATATTATATGAAGTATAGCCaaataagaatttttttgttgttgataCCTACAAATAAATAGTGATCAATTAATGAATTGAAGAACATTTGTGGAATCCTTTATTACTCCTATGTGCCCAGAATGCCAAAAGGGGCCATGCTCTGTGTGTTAACATAATAATGCCAGTGCTATAAAGCGGTTGGTTTGTGTTATATTGACACGCTGTTATATTTGCAgtcttttttatttaaatgctgaaGTAGCCagctttttttgttttctagaaTTCTAATTTCAACACAGGAATTTAATTATTTGTTTGTTTCTGCATTCTGAAATGAGATCACCTCAGTGAAGAGGGATCATATGCTAGAAGACAACATTATGGCTCCATTTAATGACTATAAATCTTCTTCTTCAATTTCAAGTGATTGCAGTCTAAAATGGAAATGATTGTCGGGTGTTGGGATCTATAGATGTCTTCAATCTTGGACCTTCTTCATGGAGGTAAGGGCTAGTTGCCCTTGAATTGGATGGATTATTGGAACTAGATCATGTTAACTACTGTTTTCCCATTATAGAGCTTTGAATTGGGATTTGGATTAGCGTGTTTTCTGCTTCTGTGCTCCCAAACCAGTTGGTGAACCAACCTACCCATGGAGTGAGAAAAGAATGGTGGGAATGGAAGCGTCATCGATGCTATTTGCCTCTTCAGCTCCAGCTTCTTTAAGATTGCCTGGAAGTCTGGCTAGCCACTATTGCGGAAAGATTCATCTTGAGATTGCAGTTGGCAGCATGCTCCTTGTTTCAGTTTTCTTGATAAGCAGGAGCTCATGGATTGAGTCCTTAATCTCCTCCAAGTTTCTGTGCTTCCAAGCTAACTGGTGAACCAACCAATCAGTGGAGTGAGGAAAGAATGGAGGGAGTGCAAGCGGCAGCAATGCTATCTGCTTCTTCAAATCATCGTCTCTTTTAATATTGCTAGGAATTTTGGTTTACCATTATGGTGAAAAGATTCATCTTGGGATTGCAGTAGCCAGCATGCTCCTTTAAGTATGCTTGATAAGCGGGAGGTCATGGATTGATCTTCAATCTCTTCAAAGGTAAGCTCTCGTTCCTGTCCAAACACACAAATGCACATGAAAAAATGGAAGAAAGAATAGCTCTGTGTTGCTTCTCCATTCCTCCTTGGAATTGTTTTGGCCAGTGAATAGGGCTATGACTGATTAAATCGAATGTTCCTAGCAATGTTAAGTATTATGTAGAAATGAGGATTTCAAGTCACAAaaaattgctttttttttttttttaaatatctaagttTAGAATTGTCAAGAAGGTACATGTTTCTATTTAACCAGGAAGGGTGATGGTTAAAGAGATGCAATAGTATgaacatcaaatgattttccaGGTTAAAGAGATACAAAGCTCTGAATgtcaaatgattttttttttttaagttgccCAACCATTCTGCCTCTCCTCTATTACAAAATCGCTTCACTCACGATTGACAAAATTGTTAGCATTAAAATATGCTACTTAAGTCCTGGGTTAAATTTGAAGAGTCTGACCTTCAATCAATATTTGCCCTTTTGTTTTGCGGGTAtccttggatttttttttttccattcttgAATCGATTTTGACTTTGGCTACCAAGGGAAATAGTATGACCTTATGGTATTTTCCGTTTTTTGATAGCTGTATTTAACTTTTTGGTGGTAGTACTAATAGGGAGAGCAAATAAAGCTGCGCATGCAATTCCTATTATTCTCTCTACCTTGTATATAGCCATGGAAACTTTGTTCTGTGCTGCTTTCTTTTGTTTGCAAAGAAAAGCTCTAAAGTCTAATCTACTGTCCAAATAAAACCAAACCTAATGAACCACAATATTTCTGTAATATATTTCCTATGAGTGAAGTTATTGCCTTCACTTCCACTTGATAAGAAAGCACTGTAAGGAAGACTGGAAGATCTGTCATGCCTTTATTATTCTTGATTCTAGCCCGCTTTGATCTTTCAGGTTTTTATTGCTAAAGGCAATGCTTGTGTGAGTAACAGTGCTTTTTTGTTTTGCCCTCGTATTGGTCGTCCTTACAGTCTTTGCCTACTATTCTTGTACTAGTCTTCTTTGGCAATGCTGCAAGAGGAAATATGCTAGTCTTCCTTGAAACATTATCTTCCTCTGGGAAGTGTACTACTTTGCAGCATTTATGAGCCACTCTTTTTCTGGATTCCAAGGGATTACAGTAACATAGGCAAGAGTTGGTAGCCTAATAATATCTATTTAAATGTGCTTGTTGGTCTAATTAAAAGTCAAGATGCACACTTGGTCTCATCAACTGGATTTACTGGCGACTGCATCACTTACTACACAGATTTTGTTCATTAATTTGTGCTTTTCCTTTTTGTGGGTCTCTCTGTGTCCTTGACATTGCTCATCCGATTAAAGAAAACATAAATCTTTATGACTTCTTTCTGTTCTCGGCAGATGAGTCCTGGGATGTTGAAAATGAGTTGCAGTTGGGTATCCTGGACATTGTATAAGTCAGCAAAGGAGGAATTTGCAGTTGAAATCCCTGAAAAAATGTTTTCTGCTCATTTGACTTAGTGCAATGCACCCCAACCACAAGTTTAGTGGGACTTGAATTGCTATCTTCATCAGGTGCTCTCTAAAACAGTTTCTTCAGTTTCTGCTGAATCTAAACTTGATTTGCTTGGAAAGCAAAGTTGTAGATCATCGGAAATGATTTATCGAGCTTCAGACATTTTATCCTAAATGTATACAAATGCAATTGTGGGATTGATGCATGTACCTGCACATGCCATTAATGTGTGATGTGAGCACATTTACATCTACTCAGATAATCGATTTTCTGAATATATACTCACATTTAAAAACCACGGtgataagctaaattgattgtATAAGTTGATGCATGGAAAGGATAGGCTTGCCCCTAGCGAAACCAATATTTGTTCCTTCTTGACCTCGTTGGAAAGTGAATTCTTTGGAAATTCAGGAATATGAACAGCTTGTTTGAAGTAGAATTCTTGCTAACTTAGCAAATTTAGATATAGTCGATACCGAGATGCTCCAAGTCCATTGAAAATGTTTGTGTCGATTGCATTTAGTAGATTATACATTGGTTTCGATGTAAATGCATCTCTATGAAGAGAAGGCTAGCTATAATTGCAGCACCTCAGGCCATCACCTGTTATTTTCCCCTTTAGTGATGAAATTTATACCTTGGTTCCCATAACTAAAGATTTACTATCTTCTGGGTTGTGCTGTTGATGAATATTATTCTGTGCCAATTATGAGATACTTTATTCTCGAAGTTTACTAATGGTTTCTCGTGTTGTGATATGTAGCCAAATGTATTGTGCAGTAGTCCTGCAATTTGTCCCTAACGGGGGATGGATTGGTCAGATCAAAATATTCTATGGTGATGATTTTACTCATTCTGAGGATGTAACTATTGCTACCTTTTGATTGTCCAGTTTCATGGGGAACTGTTTATCATCTTGGAAAGAAATTTTGGTTATTTTCATAACCATCCCAGAACAATAGTGGTTCGAGCAACAGTTTCCTGAACTAATACCCGCTCTCATGCAACCATTGAGATTGGTCTGGCTTCTCAAAATGCTGTATATTTCATGGTTGTTTTGAATGTAAGTATTGTTTTAGCATTTccaatttttatcatttttctaAGAATCCAAGTAACCATTTTTGTGTATATATAcgcatatgtacatacatatatcatAGGATTGGGTCatgaggattttttttaaaatttggtCAAATTATGATTGGAGATCGTCATTGATGATCTTGATCTTGATATGGTCTACAATCTCAATAATGTTTACATTAAAAATTATGTAATTTAGTGACTTTTAGTCTATGCATGAAGTgatcaaaaattatatattttaaataatacaAAACAATGCATAGATTAGAATTTTTTGTACTATATAATTTTTGATATGTAAGTAGTTTAGAGGTATTAGATCATGTCTAAAAGCTCGGATCATCGATATTGGACTTGTACAATCTAAATTATGACTTGATCGAATTTGAGTGAAGATTTACTTGGCTAGATCCCAATCTCTgatgtatgtatttatgtacgtatgtatgtatttatgtacatatatacatatatatatatatttatgtgtgCACGTATATATGTATGCACGTTACGTATAGATGTAGATACTCATCTATGTATCAAGATAAATGGGTTAAACATGcaagttaaatgggttaaaAGAATTAAGCATTGTTACCCCTTTATGCATGTATGATGTATATTTGTACGAAGGTTGGTACATATGTACATAGGTACCTATGTATATAGGTATGTATATAGGTATGCAGGTATGTACGTGTAGGTTGGTATGCTTGTACATATGTAGGTAGGTATATATGTAGGTTGGTTTGTATGCATTGAAGTAGGTATGTATGTACATGTATGTAGGTATGTTTGTAGGTATGTATGTACATGTTTGTACATATGTATGCagctatgtatgtatatatgtaggtAGGTAGGTAGGTATGTATATACGTATGTAGGCATGTGTAGATACTACATCCCTACATGGTTACGTACATACATGCCTACATGTGTACATATGAATAAACttatgtacatatgtacataccAGCATATGGATGTATTTTTGTATACTTgcatttcttcttgcaacatatatacgtgtatatgtatgtagatATGCAAGTATGTATCTATGGATGTGGGTATGTACATATGTAAGTATGCAGGTATGTATATCGGTATGTACGTTTCTATTTATGCATCTAGGTATTCTTTCTCATACTTTCAAATAGATCGTAGCTTTTTTCTTATACTCTTAGCTGCACGATCTTAATGACTGATTGTTTCTTCTTACTCTTCTCCCCATATCTCAATAAACATGAAGTGTGCCATCATAAAAACGAACATCTAATATATAGTGATTTGGCTTGTCCTATTCAAAATGTAGAATTCGTAGTTTACCCCTAAGGACAAGAAAAACAGCGCAGATTTTGTGAGCTTGCAATTCTTTGTGGCCGCTGGctctgcattcaattttatgaaCGAATCCGGTTCTAAGCTTGTAGGGTATCGGGAGAACTGATTTGGTTTAGCTCTCAACATATTAACCATCACTGGATTCAGCTGTTGATGAAACATAGCTCTTCCGGTAAATCCAGAATTTCTTGACGTAATTACTAACGcattttttattgaaaattttaGTTATATGTCTGAATCTTTTCATAAGGTGGGTTTGATCT is a window from the Phoenix dactylifera cultivar Barhee BC4 unplaced genomic scaffold, palm_55x_up_171113_PBpolish2nd_filt_p 000112F, whole genome shotgun sequence genome containing:
- the LOC103717989 gene encoding R3H domain-containing protein 2-like, with amino-acid sequence MEGSADDLGVPDSWEVADLDESMSRLLVSSRKNPVPSVSSPPRELADEAAPATSASQVAAKEDSGGRGVSEDAVSQVDPFLMEALEKPRERLSILRMEQDIVKFIHDPTQQQLEFQGLPTSYLRLAAHRVAQYYYLQSLAVPDSSLPDGSGSRIVLRKTSHECCLPPIRLADIPINLPQEDSNIAVKVAIKQRPQKHSENTSNATTHSSKMNYQKSVEERKEEYNRARARIFSSGNSGGIIAKSEDEPKLLDSFQHCTFVSSKLDEKSIVEGPENSLGRGLSDSSSGSNRANRNKAEKEPISRYRASNRVAIFRDREVDRKDPDYDRSYERYMQRFDPGFGFNGGPYTMHPLYSPAVNYNTEFPQLVSGHRSQLPIERQPQTIPQHLRGPWSVASTPTVGYGPPEGLMAPFNPNHVGAHPPPSIYMQSSQYPVPPRPGMTFVHHHEHIQPFAQTHEQQSEASFGLARPR